One window of the Pempheris klunzingeri isolate RE-2024b chromosome 10, fPemKlu1.hap1, whole genome shotgun sequence genome contains the following:
- the tmem223 gene encoding transmembrane protein 223, with the protein MGFERLFSGALGCYCRQFRLVNIQQKVSQTASIWTQSSRSTATVFNQVMCVAGLRSRILVHTTRLGDAHSLLAARRSLCTSAQVSRDVTLFEHDRTRFFRLFSVFCGGQFLFWTYLAHFAYTGLRDTKAATEKGEVEAASSITTTALAGMWSVEMNLGSSAWRYGFTLGCLAIGAGLVGVASLFCRRSVNQVVLHRGGRMVTVVTQSPLGPGRGRRITVPLSQVGCYAHRHESPSFIPLRIKGHKFYFLLDKEGTVTNVRLFDTTVGAFRPV; encoded by the coding sequence ATGGGTTTCGAGCGCCTTTTCAGCGGGGCACTCGGGTGTTACTGTCGTCAGTTTCGACTCGTCAATATTCAGCAAAAAGTCTCTCAAACTGCGTCCATATGGACACAGAGTTCCCGGAGCACAGCCACCGTGTTTAACCAGGTTATGTGTGTCGCAGGTCTGCGCAGCAGGATACTCGTCCACACAACCCGCCTCGGCGACGCTCACAGCCTGCTGGCTGCCCGCCGCAGCCTCTGCACCTCCGCCCAGGTCTCCAGAGATGTCACCCTGTTTGAGCACGACAGGACCCGCTTCTTCCGCCTCTTCTCGGTCTTCTGCGGCGGCCAGTTTCTCTTCTGGACATACCTGGCCCACTTCGCGTATACTGGGCTCAGAGACACAAAGGCCGCTACAGAGAAAGGGGAGGTTGAGGCGgcctcctccatcaccaccaccgCGCTGGCTGGGATGTGGAGCGTCGAGATGAACCTGGGCTCCAGCGCCTGGAGGTACGGCTTCACGCTGGGCTGCCTGGCCATAGGAGCGGGGCTAGTCGGGGTAGCGAGTCTGTTTTGCCGGCGCTCTGTCAACCAGGTGGTTTTACACAGAGGCGGGAGGATGGTGACAGTGGTCACACAGTCACCTTTGGGACCAGGCCGAGGCAGGAGAATAACAGTCCCGCTGTCCCAGGTGGGCTGTTACGCTCACAGACACGAGTCCCCCTCATTCATCCCCCTCAGGATCAAAGGACACAAGTTCTACTTTCTTCTGGACAAAGAGGGGACCGTGACTAACGTGAGGCTGTTTGACACCACTGTCGGGGCGTTCCGGCCTGTTTAA